One window of the Diceros bicornis minor isolate mBicDic1 chromosome 40, mDicBic1.mat.cur, whole genome shotgun sequence genome contains the following:
- the POU3F3 gene encoding LOW QUALITY PROTEIN: POU domain, class 3, transcription factor 3 (The sequence of the model RefSeq protein was modified relative to this genomic sequence to represent the inferred CDS: deleted 2 bases in 1 codon), producing MATAASNPYLPGNSLLAAGSIVHSDAAGAGGGGGGGGGGGGGAGGGGGGMQPGSAAVTSGAYRGDPSSVKMVQSDFMQGAMAASNGGHMLSHAHQWVTALPQAAAAAAAAAAAAVEASSPWSGSAVGMAGSPQQPPQPPPPPPPGPDVKGGAGRDDLHAGTALHHRGPPHLGPPPPPPHQGHPGGWGAAAAAAAAAAAAAAAAHLPSMAGGQQPPPQSLLYSQPGGFTVNGMLSAPPGPGGGGGGAGGGAQSLVHPGLVRGDTPELAEHHHHHHHHAHPHPPHPHHAQGPPHHGGGGAGPGLNSHDPHSDEDTPTSDDLEQFAKQFKQRRIKLGFTQADVGLALGTLYGNVFSQTTICRFEALQLSFKNMCKLKPLLNKWLEEADSSTGSPTSIDKIAAQGRKRKKRTSIEVSVKGALESHFLKCPKPSAQEITNLADSLQLEKEVVRVWFCNRRQKEKRMTPPGIQQQTPDDVYSQVGTVSADTPPPHHGLQTSVQ from the exons ATGGCCACGGCGGCTTCTAACCCCTACCTGCCGGGGAACAGCCTGCTGGCGGCCGGCTCCATTGTACACTCGGACGCGGcgggggccggcggcggcgggggcggcggcggcggcggcgggggcggcgcggggggcggcgggggcggcatGCAGCCCGGCAGCGCCGCCGTGACCTCGGGCGCCTACCGAGGGGACCCGTCCTCCGTCAAGATGGTCCAGAGCGACTTCATGCAGGGGGCCATGGCCGCCAGCAACGGCGGCCATATGCTGAGCCACGCGCACCAGTGGGTCACGGCCCTGccccag gccgccgccgccgccgccgccgccgctgccgccgccgtgGAGGCGAGCTCGCCGTGGTCTGGCAGCGCCGTGGGCATGGCCGGCAGTCCCCAGCAGCcgccgcagccgccgccgccgccgccgccgggcccCGACGTGAAGGGCGGCGCCGGCCGCGACGATCTGCACGCGGGCACCGCGCTGCACCACCGCGGGCCGCCGCACCTCGggcccccgccgccgcccccgcacCAGGGCCACCCCGGGGGCTGGggggccgctgccgccgccgccgccgccgccgccgctgccgccgccgccgcacaCCTCCCGTCCATGGCGGGGGGCCAGCAGCCCCCGCCGCAGAGTCTGCTCTACTCGCAGCCCGGAGGCTTCACGGTGAACGGCATGCTGAGCGCGCCCCCGGGGCCGGGCGGCGGAggcggcggcgcgggcggcggcgcCCAGAGCCTGGTGCATCCAGGGCTGGTGCGCGGGGACACGCCCGAGCTGGCcgagcaccaccaccaccaccaccaccacgcgCACCCGCACCCGCCGCACCCGCACCACGCGCAGGGGCCTCCGCAccacggcggcggcggcgcggggcccGGACTCAACAGCCACGACCCGCACTCGGACGAGGACACGCCGACCTCGGACGACCTGGAGCAGTTCGCCAAGCAGTTCAAGCAGCGGCGCATCAAACTGGGCTTCACGCAGGCCGACGTGGGGCTGGCGCTGGGCACGCTGTACGGCAACGTGTTCTCGCAGACCACCATCTGCCGCTTCGAGGCCCTGCAGCTGAGCTTCAAGAACATGTGCAAACTCAAGCCGCTGCTGAACAAGTGGCTGGAGGAGGCGGACTCGAGCACCGGCAGCCCCACGAGCATCGACAAGATCGCGGCGCAGGGCCGCAAGCGCAAGAAGCGGACGTCCATCGAGGTGAGCGTCAAGGGCGCGCTCGAGAGCCACTTCCTCAAGTGCCCTAAGCCCTCTGCGCAGGAGATCACCAACCTGGCCGACAGCCTGCAGCTCGAGAAGGAGGTGGTGCGGGTCTGGTTCTGCAACCGGCGCCAGAAGGAGAAGCGCATGACGCCGCCTGGGATCCAACAGCAGACGCCCGACGACGTCTACTCGCAGGTGGGCACCGTGAGCGCCGACACGCCGCCGCCGCACCACGGGCTGCAGACGAGCGTTCAGTGA